TAGCTAAAATCTATTTGATTCGATTTTGGACCACTATGAATGGTCATGCGTTCCCTTTTAATATAGACATAACTTTCACCAGCATTATTATATATAATATTTGCTAATTCAGGGAGAGTTTCCTTCCCCTTTACCCAGATTCGGTAAATTTCTTTTCCATTCTTCGTTGTCTCGGTTTTTATTTCGGATCTTAATTTCCATTTTTGAAATACTTTAAGTAATTCTAAGGCAAACTTATTACTGGCACTTGTTACATTCATAACATAGCCTGTTTTCTGTACCCACCCATCCCCATCAATAACCCCTCTCACAAAAGAAGGTAAGTATACATCTGGAACCTCAGGGAACTTTACAGTGCGTGATTTATTCGATAATATTCCTAAATTTTTTAAATCGTTTTTAAGTATCTTGGAGTTTATTATAAGGGTGGATATATTTCTGGTAGAAGAAGGCGGAATAATGTTATTTTCTGCGTCCATATGCTTTGCTATCATACGAAGTATTCTTTCATCTTTCTGCGCAAAAGAAATACTATTCGTCTGATTGACACATCCATCCGTAACAAATAACCCCAAAACCCAGGCCATTTCATGAGTCCACGTTTTAAAGAAATGCTCGTTGACACTATATTTTCTAGGCTGACCAGAGTATTGTTCACGGTTCATTTCAATTTTGTGTTTGTATAGAATATTGCGTATAGCACGATCAGATAAGCCGGAAATCTCCTT
The nucleotide sequence above comes from Pontibacillus chungwhensis. Encoded proteins:
- a CDS encoding LAGLIDADG family homing endonuclease; its protein translation is MPRKPGITDDYMITLYKKGTSFKVMKEISGLSDRAIRNILYKHKIEMNREQYSGQPRKYSVNEHFFKTWTHEMAWVLGLFVTDGCVNQTNSISFAQKDERILRMIAKHMDAENNIIPPSSTRNISTLIINSKILKNDLKNLGILSNKSRTVKFPEVPDVYLPSFVRGVIDGDGWVQKTGYVMNVTSASNKFALELLKVFQKWKLRSEIKTETTKNGKEIYRIWVKGKETLPELANIIYNNAGESYVYIKRERMTIHSGPKSNQIDFS